Sequence from the Amaranthus tricolor cultivar Red isolate AtriRed21 chromosome 1, ASM2621246v1, whole genome shotgun sequence genome:
caataataataataacaataataacaataataataataataataataacaataataataataataacaataacaataataataacaacaacaataataataataataataataataataataataattaataataataataataatattaataataataacaataataataataataataataataataataataacaataataagaataataacaataataataataataacaataataataataataacaataataataatgataacaataataataataatagtattaacaataataataataataacaataataaaaataacaataataataataataataacaacaataataataataataataaaaataataataaaaataataataataataataataataataataataataataataataataataataataataataataataataataagaataagaataataacaataataagaataataagaataataacaataataacaataataagaataataataataataagaataataacaataataataataataacaataataataataataataacaataataataataataacaataataataataataacaataacaataataataacaacaacaacaacaacaacaacaataataataataataataataataataataataataataataataataataataataataataataataatcataataatcataataataataataataataataatgataataataataataataaaaacaataagaataataagaataataacaataataacaataataagaataaaaacaataataagaataataacaataataataataataacaataataataataataacaataataacaataataacaataataacaataataataataacaataataataataataacaataaaaataataataacaacaacaacaacaacaacaataataataataataataataataataataataataataataataataataataataataataataataataacaataataagaataataacaataataataataataacaataataataataataacaataataataataataacaataataataataacaataataacaataataataataataacaataataataactataataataataataacaataacaataataataacaacaacaataataataataataataataataataataataataataataattaataataataataataataataataataataataataataataataataataataataataataataataataataacaataataagaataataacaataataataataataacaataataataataataataacaataataataataataatattaacaataataataataataacaataataaaaataacaataataataataataataataacaataataataataataataataataataataataataataataataataataataataataataataataacaataataagaataataagaataataacaataataataataataacaataataataataataacaataataaaaataataacaataataataataacaataataacaataataataataataacaataataataactataataataataataataacaataacaataataataacaacaacaataataataataataataataataataataataataataataataattaataataataataataataataataataataataataataataataataataataataataataataataacaataataagaataataacaataataataataataacaataataataataataacaataataataataataatattaacaataataataataataacaaaaataaaaataacaataataataataataataataataagaataataacaataataagaataataataataataacaataataataataataagaataataacaataataataataataacaataataagaataataataacaataataataataataacaataataataataataataataacaataataataacaataataataataataacaataacaataataataacaacaacaacaacaacaacaacaataataataataataataataataataataataataataataataataataataataataataataataataataataataacaacaataataataataataataataacaataataataataataataataataataataataataataattataataataataataataataataataataataataataataataataataatcataataataataataataataataataataataataataataataataataataataataataataataataataataataataaaaacaataagaataataagaataataacaataataacaataataagaataaaaacaataataagaataataacaataataataataataacaataataataataataacaataataacaataataacaataataacaataataataataacaataataataataataacaataaaaataataataacaacaacaacaacaacaacaacaacaataataataataataataataataataataataataataacaacaataataataataataataataataacaataataataataataataataataataataataataataataataataatcataataatcataataatcataataataataataataataataaaaataataataataataataataataataataataataacaataataagaataataacaataataataataataacaataataataataataacaataataataataacaataataacaataataagaataaaaacaataataagaataataacaataataataataataacaataataataataataacaataataacaataataacaataataacaataataataataacaataataataataataacaataaaaataataataacaacaacaacaacaacaacaataataataataataataataataataataataataataataataataataataataataataataataataataataacaataataagaataataacaataataataataataacaataataataataataacaataataataataataacaataataataataacaataataacaataataataataataacaataataataactataataataataataacaataacaataataataacaacaacaataataataataataataataataataataataataattaataataataataataataataataataataataataataataataataataataacaataataataataataacaataataataataataataacaataataataataataatattaacaataataataataataacaataataaaaataacaataataataataataataataacaataataataataataataataataataataataataataataataataataataataataataataataataataataacaataataagaataataagaataataacaataataataataataacaataataataataataacaataataataataataacaataataaaaataataacaataataataataacaataataacaataataataataataacaataataataactataataataataataataacaataacaataataataacaacaacaataataataataataataataataataataatgataataataataataataataataattaataataataataataataataataataataataataataataataataataataataataataataataataataataacaataataagaataataacaataataataataataacaataataataataataacaataataataataataatattaacaataataataataataacaaaaataaaaataacaaaaataataataataataataataagaataataacaataataagaataataataataataacaatcataataataataagaataataacaataataataataataacaataataataataataataacaataataataataataacaataataataataataataacaataataataacaataataataataataacaataacaataataataacaacaacaacaacaacaacaacaataataataataataataataataataataataataataataataataataataataataataataataa
This genomic interval carries:
- the LOC130808039 gene encoding uncharacterized protein LOC130808039, which gives rise to NNNNNNNNNNNNNNNNNNNNNNNNNNNNNNNNNNNNNNNNNNNYNNNNNNNNNNNNNNNNNNNNNNNNNNNNNNNNNNNNNNNNNNNNNNNNNNNNNNNNNNNNNNNNNNNNNNHNNHNNHNNNNNNNKNNNNNNNNNNNNNNNKNNNNNNNNNNNNNNNNNNNNNNNNNKNKNNNKNNNNNNNNNNNNNNNNNNNNNNNNNNNNNNNNNNNNKNNNNNNNNNNNNNNNNNNNNNNNNNNNNNNNNNNNNNNNKNNNNNNNNNNNNNNNNNNNNNNNNNNNNNNNNNNNNNNNYNNNNNN